A stretch of DNA from Aquipuribacter hungaricus:
TCGGGCTGTCGGTCCTGTCCGGGGCGCACATGACGCTGTTCCCGCGGGTGGTCCAGCTGCTCAAGGACCAGGGCGCCGACGACGTCGTGGTGTTCGGCGGCGGGATCATCCCCGACGCCGACATCCCGCTGCTCAAGGAGCAGGGGGTGGCCATGGTGTTCACGCCGGGCACGACCATGGCGAGCATCGTGGACTGGGTGCGCGAGAACGTCTGAGCGACCGCCGGCGGGGGCCGTTCAGCCCTGACGGCCGAGCAGCCGCCAGGGGCGCGCGACGACGACGAACGCCACCGCCGCGGCCGCGAGCGGCCACCCGCCGATCCCGTCGAAGAACGACGCGCTGGCCTCGACCGGCGGCTGGGCGCCCCCAGCCTCGGCCCCGTCGCCCAGGACCATCCCCACGAGCCCCTGCAGGATCAGCACGATGCCCAGAGCCAGCGCCGCCGCCCGGACACCGTGGCGCCACAGGGGCCCCGGCTGCTGCCCGTCGCCCCGTCCCTGCCGGGGCGCCCCGTCCCCGTCCCCGTCGTCCGTGCCGTCCACGTCGCCCATGCCGTCCACGTCGTCTGTCATCTGCCCGCCTCAGAGCTTCTCGACGGGGGCGTAGCGGAGCAGGAGCTTCTTCTCCCCCAGGTCCCGGAAGTCGATGGTCGCCACCGCGCGGTCGCCCTCACCGGCCACCGTGACGACGCTGCCCATGCCGAACGAGTCGTGGCTGACCCGGTCGCCGGGCTCCAGGTGAACGACGTCGCGGGTGCCGGACGTGCGCACGCCGGGGCGCATCGCCACCCGGGCCATCGCCGGCGTGAGCGCCCGGCCGGTGCCGTAGGCCTGGGACCCGCTGCCCATCCCCATCCCGGCCGCCTCGACCGCGGAGGTGGAGCGCTTCCAGTCGAGGAGCTCGGGCGGCACCTCGTCGAGGAAACGGCTGGCGGGGAAGTACTGCGGCTGCCCCCACGCGCTGCGGACCCCGGCACGGCTCAGGTACAGCCGCTCGCGCGCCCGGGTGATGCCGACGTAGGCGAGCCGTCGCTCCTCGGCGATCCCCAGCGGGTCGTCGAGGGAGCGCATGTGGGGGAACGTGCCGTCCTCCATGCCGGACAGGAACACGACCGGGAACTCCAGCCCCTTGGCCGTGTGCAGCGTCATGAGCGTGACCTGGCCGGTGTCCTGCGGGCCCATGCCGTCCGGCCGGTCGGGGATGGCGTCGGAGTCCGCGACGAGCGAGGTCCGCTCGAGGAACTCCGCCAGGCTGCCGTCCGGGTTGGCCTGGTCGTACTCCGCGGCGACGCCGAGCAGCTCCGACAGGTTGTCCAGGCGGCCCTCGTCCTGCGGGTCGCGGCTGGTGCGCAGCTCGGCGAGGTACCCGGAGCGGTCGAGCACCGCGGCGAGGACCGCCTCCACGCTCGCCCCGGACTCCACGACCGTGCGCAGCTCGTCCATCATCTCGACGAAGGACGCCAGGCAGCTCGTCGAGCGGCTGGCGAGGCCCGGGACGTCGTCCAGGCGGGCGAGCGCGGCGCCGAAGCTGATCCGCTGGTTCTCCGCGTAGCCGGCGACCAGGGCCTCGGCGCGCTCCCCGATCCCCCGCTTGGGGACGTTGACGATGCGGCGCAGGTTGACGGAGTCGTCCGGGTTGGCCAGGGCCCGCAGGTACGCCATGGCGTCCTTGACCTCACGGCGCTCGTAGAAGCGGGTGCCGCCGACGACGACGTAGGGCACGCCGGTGCGGACGAGCACCTCCTCCATCGCCCGGGACTGGTTGTTGGTCCGGTAGAAGACCGCGACGTCGCCGTAGGAGTAGCCGTGCTCGTCACGCAGCCGGTCGATCTCCTCCACGACGAAGGCGGCCTCGTCGTGCTCGGAGTCCGCGACGTAGCCGATGATCTTGGGCCCCGCCCCCGAGGCGGTCCACAGCCGCTTGTCCTTGCGGCCGGGGTTGCGCGCGATGACGGCGTTCGCCGCGTCCAGCACCGTCTGCGTCGAGCGGTAGTTCTGCTCCAGCAGGACGACGTGGGCGTCGGGGTAGTCCGCCTCGAACTCCTCGATGTTGCGGATCGTCGCGCCGCGGAAGGCGTAGATCGACTGGTCCGCGTCGCCGACGACGGTGAGCTCGCTCGGCGGGACGGGCGGCGCGGAGCCGGTCGGGCGGGCCGCCTCGGCGTCGGCGAGGTCCTGGTCGGTGCCCGGCAGCTCCTTGTCGTAGCCGCCGACGAGCTCCCGGACCAGCGTGTACTGGGCGTGGTTGGTGTCCTGGTACTCGTCGACGAGGACGTGGCGGAAGCGGCGGCGGTAGTGCTCGGCGACCTCGGGGAACGCCTGGAACAGGTGGACCACCTGCATGATGAGGTCGTCGAAGTCCATGGCGTGCGCCTCGCGCAGGCGCCGGGTGTAGCCGCGGTAGACGTCGAGCAGGACGAGCTCGTCGGCGGTGCCGTCGACGACCTTCGCCGCGTAGGCGTCCGGGTCGAGAAGCTCGTTCTTGAGCGTGGAGATCCGGCCGGCGAGCGCGCGCGCCGGGTACTTCTTCGGGTCCAGGTCGAGGTCGCGGACCGTGATGGCGACCAGGCGCTGGGTGTCCGCGGCGTCGTAGATGGAGAACCCCGAGCGCAGCCCGAGCCGCGAGGACTCGTAGCGGAGGATGCGGACCGCGGCGGAGTGGAACGTCGAGACCCACATCGTCCGGGCGCGCGGGCCGACCAGCGCCTCGACGCGCTCGCGCATCTCGGCGGCGGCCTTGTTGGTGAACGTGATGGCCAGGACCTCGCCGGGGCGGACCCCGCGGGCGGCCAGCAGGTGGGCGATGCGGTAGGCCAGCACCCGGGTCTTGCCGGAGCCGGCGCCGGCCACGACGAGCAGGGGCGTGCCGGCGTGCGTGACCGCCTCGCGCTGGGCCGGGTTGAGGTCGGCGAGCAGGTCCTGCACCGGGGCCGCGGGGGGCCGGGCGGACAGGGGCCGGGGCTGGACCCCGCCGAGGACGGGGACCTCGGGGAGGTCGTCGAAGAGGGTGCTCATCTGGGTCCCGAGTCTACGGCGGCCCCCCGACGGGCAGGCGCCGCCGCACGCCGTGGCGGGCCCTGCCTGTGCACCCGTCCGGCGCAGCCGGCCTGTGGGCACAGGGGCAGCCGTCGGCGGACGTCGGAGCTCCGCCGTACGCTTGGTTGACACCGCAACGGTCAGGAGACCCCCGTGCCCAAGCCCGACACCGAGATCGAGCGCGCCCTAGTCGTGGGCGCCCACCCGGACGACATCGACTTCGGCAGCGCCGGGACGGTGGCCACCTGGGTCGACGCCGGTATCGAGGTGACGTACCTGCTGGTCACCCGTGGCGACCAGGGCGGGTTCGACGACACCCCCCGCGAGCAGATGGCCGCGATCCGCGAGGCCGAGCAGCGCGCCGCCGCCAAGGCCGTGGGCGTCACCGACGTCCGCTTCCTCGAGGGCTACCGCGACGGCTGGGTCGAGCCGACCCGCGAGCTCGAGCGCGACATCGCGCGCGTCATCCGCCAGGTCCGCCCCCAGCGCATGCTCATCCAGTCCCCGGAGCGCAACTACGAGCGCCTGCCCGCCTCGCACTCCGACCACCTGGCCACCGGGGAGGCGGCGATCCGCGCGATCTACCCGACGGCCCGCAACCCCTACGCCTGGCCGGAGCTGGTGAGCGACGAGGGCCTCGAGCCCTGGATCGTCACCGAGGTGTTCATCGTCGCCCACCCCGGCGCGGACCACGCCGTCGACGTCACGCACGCCTTCGACCGCAAGATCGCCGCGCTGCGCGAGCACCGCAGCCAGACCGAGCACATGGGCGACGAGCTCGAGCCGATGGTCCGCGACTGGCTCACCCGCAACGCCGGCGTCGGCGGCCTGCCGGACGGGCACCTCGCCGAGATGTACCTGGTGACCGAGCTGAGCTGAGCGCTCAGTCCGGCGCCCGCCGCCGGTCTGCCCGTCGGACGCCGTCACCCCG
This window harbors:
- a CDS encoding PIG-L deacetylase family protein translates to MPKPDTEIERALVVGAHPDDIDFGSAGTVATWVDAGIEVTYLLVTRGDQGGFDDTPREQMAAIREAEQRAAAKAVGVTDVRFLEGYRDGWVEPTRELERDIARVIRQVRPQRMLIQSPERNYERLPASHSDHLATGEAAIRAIYPTARNPYAWPELVSDEGLEPWIVTEVFIVAHPGADHAVDVTHAFDRKIAALREHRSQTEHMGDELEPMVRDWLTRNAGVGGLPDGHLAEMYLVTELS
- the pcrA gene encoding DNA helicase PcrA, with translation MSTLFDDLPEVPVLGGVQPRPLSARPPAAPVQDLLADLNPAQREAVTHAGTPLLVVAGAGSGKTRVLAYRIAHLLAARGVRPGEVLAITFTNKAAAEMRERVEALVGPRARTMWVSTFHSAAVRILRYESSRLGLRSGFSIYDAADTQRLVAITVRDLDLDPKKYPARALAGRISTLKNELLDPDAYAAKVVDGTADELVLLDVYRGYTRRLREAHAMDFDDLIMQVVHLFQAFPEVAEHYRRRFRHVLVDEYQDTNHAQYTLVRELVGGYDKELPGTDQDLADAEAARPTGSAPPVPPSELTVVGDADQSIYAFRGATIRNIEEFEADYPDAHVVLLEQNYRSTQTVLDAANAVIARNPGRKDKRLWTASGAGPKIIGYVADSEHDEAAFVVEEIDRLRDEHGYSYGDVAVFYRTNNQSRAMEEVLVRTGVPYVVVGGTRFYERREVKDAMAYLRALANPDDSVNLRRIVNVPKRGIGERAEALVAGYAENQRISFGAALARLDDVPGLASRSTSCLASFVEMMDELRTVVESGASVEAVLAAVLDRSGYLAELRTSRDPQDEGRLDNLSELLGVAAEYDQANPDGSLAEFLERTSLVADSDAIPDRPDGMGPQDTGQVTLMTLHTAKGLEFPVVFLSGMEDGTFPHMRSLDDPLGIAEERRLAYVGITRARERLYLSRAGVRSAWGQPQYFPASRFLDEVPPELLDWKRSTSAVEAAGMGMGSGSQAYGTGRALTPAMARVAMRPGVRTSGTRDVVHLEPGDRVSHDSFGMGSVVTVAGEGDRAVATIDFRDLGEKKLLLRYAPVEKL